A single window of Ictalurus furcatus strain D&B chromosome 3, Billie_1.0, whole genome shotgun sequence DNA harbors:
- the LOC128605856 gene encoding leucine-rich repeat-containing protein 27 isoform X1 codes for MTALEEDPNDLHLSLDCGENAIKSPSRGSVCRGEDSAEHQMNHDSSDILYLSRQKLKVIPDCVCKYTPLKNLYLEGNELSSLPDNLFSSLPHLLWLDLRNNQLTCLPVDIGQHRCLKTLLLEGNPITELPVELGNMITLRALSLRNCPISFPPQEVLQQGLAHILQFLRRTAVAQRPLSVHSAHTASDMPAVEKLPLSKILQSSLDLSEVDDNEVQHFKELRQQMIQMDRADLGYITPVILPQHHLRAAEGDRSHRTHPPSINRAQELTRGMFPELPPSDVQNWKRSEERRLTAMREFKEKQALLEQKRKNEELLQEWRNQAKIMQERKILEHKQDRSERLWKEGNAAVSTNNPNDTGEALNDSHKEAHKTQQTSLRTHKETEEAREARDRELEQRIRTHVQMMQQRRRRPRGSPAEEAKAAAQEMEEVKQLQMELAERRRVKDLEYRLSAFTGESAYDK; via the exons atgacAGCTCTGGAAGAGGACCCGAATGATCTCCACTTGAGTCTTGACTGCGGTGAGAATGCGATAAAATCTCCGAGCCGAGGCTCTGTGTGTCGAGGTGAAGATTCTGCAGAGCATCAAATGAATCATGACTCATCCGACATCCTTTATCTAAGCAGACAGAAGCTGAAGGTCATACCAGACTGTGTGTGCAAGTACACTCCGCTCAAG AATTTGTATCTTGAAGGAAATGAGTTGTCCAGTCTCCCAGACAATCTGTTCAGCAGTCTGCCACATTTGCTTTGGCTGGACCTGAGAAATAACCAGCTCACGTGTCTTCCTGTTGATATCGGTCAGCACAG ATGCTTGAAAACGTTGCTGCTGGAGGGGAACCCTATTACAGAACTTCCAGTAGAGTTAG GTAATATGATCACACTACGAGCTCTGAGCCTGAGGAACTGTCCCATCTCGTTCCCGCCACAGGAAGTGCTACAGCAGGGTCTCGCACACATCCTGCAGTTCCTGCGTCGCACAGCCGTGGCTCAGCGGCCCCTCAGCGTTCACAGCGCACACACAG CTTCAGACATGCCTGCTGTGGAGAAGTTGCCGCTGTCCAAGATTCTCCAGTCTAGCCTGGATCTGTCTGAAGTGGATGACAACGAGGTCCAGCACTTCAAGGAGCTCAGGCAGCAAATGATCCAGATGGACAGGGCAGATCTAGGGTACATCACACCGGTCATTTTGCCACAACACCACCTAAGAGCAGCAGAGGGCGACAGATCTCACAGAACTCATCCCCCATCCATCAACAG GGCCCAAGAGTTAACAAGAGGAATGTTCCCAGAGCTTCCTCCATCTGATGTGCAGAACTGGAAGAGATCAGAGGAGAGAAGACTGACTGCCATGAGGGAGTTCAAGGAGAAACAAGCCTTACtagaacaaaaaagaaa aaaTGAGGAGCTGCTGCAGGAGTGGAGAAACCAGGCCAAGATCATGCAGGAGAGGAAAATACTGGAACACAAGCAGGACAGGAGTGAGAGACTTTGGAAAGAAGGG AATGCTGCTGTCTCCACCAATAATCCAAATGACACTGGCGAGGCTCTGAATGACTCACACAAAGAAGCCCATAAAACTCAACAGACGTCATTAAGAACCCACAAGGAAACAGAGGAGGCCAG GGAGGCAAGGGACCGAGAGCTTGAGCAGCGCATCAGAACTCATGTTCAGATGATGCAGCAGAGACGCAGAAGACCCAGAGGTTCACCTGCGGAGGAGGCAAAGGCAGCGGCTCAGGAGATGGAAGAG GTAAAACAGCTGCAGATGGAGCTTGCAGAAAGGAGACGGGTGAAAGATCTGGAGTATCGTTTGAGTGCCTTCACTGGGGAAAGTGCTTATGATAAATAA
- the LOC128605856 gene encoding leucine-rich repeat-containing protein 27 isoform X2: protein MTALEEDPNDLHLSLDCGENAIKSPSRGSVCRGEDSAEHQMNHDSSDILYLSRQKLKVIPDCVCKYTPLKNLYLEGNELSSLPDNLFSSLPHLLWLDLRNNQLTCLPVDIGQHRCLKTLLLEGNPITELPVELGNMITLRALSLRNCPISFPPQEVLQQGLAHILQFLRRTAVAQRPLSVHSAHTASDMPAVEKLPLSKILQSSLDLSEVDDNEVQHFKELRQQMIQMDRADLGYITPVILPQHHLRAAEGDRSHRTHPPSINRAQELTRGMFPELPPSDVQNWKRSEERRLTAMREFKEKQALLEQKRKNEELLQEWRNQAKIMQERKILEHKQDRSERLWKEGLLYILQCISSSWTAPDFSVLAVRCYPTLPPRHLQVLDHIWRDILLHMVCHCKDDQLSFLSSCSTVLVGLHYRHCSLLFWPHL, encoded by the exons atgacAGCTCTGGAAGAGGACCCGAATGATCTCCACTTGAGTCTTGACTGCGGTGAGAATGCGATAAAATCTCCGAGCCGAGGCTCTGTGTGTCGAGGTGAAGATTCTGCAGAGCATCAAATGAATCATGACTCATCCGACATCCTTTATCTAAGCAGACAGAAGCTGAAGGTCATACCAGACTGTGTGTGCAAGTACACTCCGCTCAAG AATTTGTATCTTGAAGGAAATGAGTTGTCCAGTCTCCCAGACAATCTGTTCAGCAGTCTGCCACATTTGCTTTGGCTGGACCTGAGAAATAACCAGCTCACGTGTCTTCCTGTTGATATCGGTCAGCACAG ATGCTTGAAAACGTTGCTGCTGGAGGGGAACCCTATTACAGAACTTCCAGTAGAGTTAG GTAATATGATCACACTACGAGCTCTGAGCCTGAGGAACTGTCCCATCTCGTTCCCGCCACAGGAAGTGCTACAGCAGGGTCTCGCACACATCCTGCAGTTCCTGCGTCGCACAGCCGTGGCTCAGCGGCCCCTCAGCGTTCACAGCGCACACACAG CTTCAGACATGCCTGCTGTGGAGAAGTTGCCGCTGTCCAAGATTCTCCAGTCTAGCCTGGATCTGTCTGAAGTGGATGACAACGAGGTCCAGCACTTCAAGGAGCTCAGGCAGCAAATGATCCAGATGGACAGGGCAGATCTAGGGTACATCACACCGGTCATTTTGCCACAACACCACCTAAGAGCAGCAGAGGGCGACAGATCTCACAGAACTCATCCCCCATCCATCAACAG GGCCCAAGAGTTAACAAGAGGAATGTTCCCAGAGCTTCCTCCATCTGATGTGCAGAACTGGAAGAGATCAGAGGAGAGAAGACTGACTGCCATGAGGGAGTTCAAGGAGAAACAAGCCTTACtagaacaaaaaagaaa aaaTGAGGAGCTGCTGCAGGAGTGGAGAAACCAGGCCAAGATCATGCAGGAGAGGAAAATACTGGAACACAAGCAGGACAGGAGTGAGAGACTTTGGAAAGAAGGG ctgctttatatactacagtgcatctcatcctcatggactgcaccagatttctcagttcttgctgtgagatgttaccccactcttccaccaaggcatttgcaagttctcgatcacatcTGGAGGGACATATTGTTACACATGGtttgccactgcaaggacgatcaactgtccttcctgtcttcctgtagcactgtcttagtcGGCTTACATTACAGgcattgcagtttattgttctggccacatctgtag